From one Solanum lycopersicum chromosome 12, SLM_r2.1 genomic stretch:
- the LOC101249893 gene encoding agamous-like MADS-box protein AGL36, whose amino-acid sequence MATKRLRDSRNYSENVRNSILDRREISLFKKAEELSILCDVEAAIIIFRPGKIQPIAWKSASLAQDVLTRYLSFLEFKRLDKLVTHEDYLQKLVDKKEEQITKLQKMNEAKEMEILFNQLVEGKSIDELDVREMKGLLKVFAAKMAKLDERKKELNHAPNPPSNKENITLSASPMEESFNDPWFIQSIATLGDGSGIESTPKEGNGVNVEYDGHSKDLD is encoded by the coding sequence CAGTAGGAATTACAGTGAAAATGTGAGAAATTCCATCTTAGATAGAAGAGAAATAAGTTTGTTCAAGAAGGCAGAAGAGCTTTCTATTTTGTGTGACGTAGAAGCTgccataattatttttaggcCAGGAAAAATTCAACCCATTGCTTGGAAATCCGCAAGTCTGGCTCAGGATGTCTTGACAAGGTATTTAAGTTTTCTTGAGTTCAAAAGGCTCGATAAGTTGGTCACACATGAAGACTATCTTCAAAAGTTAGTTGataagaaagaagaacaaattaCCAAATTACAGAAAATGAATGAGGCAAAGGAAATGGAAATCCTATTCAATCAATTAGTGGAGGGAAAAagtattgatgaacttgatgtTAGAGAAATGAAAGGTTTGTTAAAGGTGTTTGCTGCAAAAATGGCTAAACtagatgaaagaaagaaagaacttAACCATGCTCCAAATCCTCCATccaacaaagaaaatataaccTTATCAGCAAGTCCAATGGAAGAGTCATTCAATGACCCCTGGTTTATTCAGTCTATAGCTACATTAGGGGATGGAAGTGGTATAGAgtctacaccaaaagaaggcaaTGGCGTCAATGTTGAATATGATGGACATTCAAAGGACCTCGATTGA